In Maridesulfovibrio sp., a single genomic region encodes these proteins:
- a CDS encoding glycyl radical protein — MTKNKPSVEIPKTVGASPRVERALDRFLNTAPAVCAERAVLITEAYKETEGQPMPIRRAKALEKILSNMSIFIQDDELVVGNQCSMPRSAPIFPEFSCKWVEEELDRLEKRTADVFLITEDVKAKLREAFTYWDGRTVNEIASKLMPPESLEAHNEVVYTVGNYFYNGVGHISANYEKVLNVGIDAIIKQAEDKLAGLDFADASQLNQMHFLNSVIIANKAVIAFAGRFAELAEKMASACDDAQRKAELIEIARICRKVPAQPAETFQEALQAFWFVHLVIQIESNGHSISPMRFDQYMNPFLLKDDISIEQAQEMLDMLWVKFAELNKVRDENSTMAFAGYPMFMNLIVGGQKRDGSDATNTMSYLVLQAGANTKLYAPSLSIRIHEGTPDPLYKKAAELSRMGMGYPAYYNDRVIVPALLARGLEREDARDYGIIGCVEPQVGGKTEGWHDAAFYNMAKIIELALNDGVDQRTGKQLGPKSGSLKTFESFEDLMESYTRQTAYFVKLMAAADNAVDMTHGKHCPLPFLSSLVDDCIGKGQSLQEGGAHYNFTGPQGVGVANAGDSLTAIKKLVFDDEAITLEDLGAALANNFEGQEDLRQMMVNRAPKYGNDDDYADDIAKEAALIYCNEVNKYTNPRGGKFQPGLYPASANVPLGSVVTATPDGRKAWTPLADGVSPISGYDSCGPTASVLSVAKLDHEIASNGTLLNQKFHPSAIEGEKGLENLKAVTEAYFQNGGFHVQYNVISRETLLDAQANPEKHKGLVVRVAGYSAFFTALDKSLQDDILARTEQNF, encoded by the coding sequence ATGACCAAGAACAAACCCAGTGTGGAAATCCCCAAGACAGTAGGCGCTTCCCCCAGAGTGGAAAGAGCCCTTGACCGCTTCCTGAACACTGCCCCGGCAGTCTGCGCCGAACGCGCCGTGCTCATCACCGAAGCATACAAGGAAACCGAAGGTCAGCCCATGCCTATACGCCGGGCCAAAGCTCTGGAAAAAATCCTCTCCAACATGTCCATTTTCATTCAGGATGATGAGCTTGTTGTCGGCAACCAGTGCTCCATGCCCCGCTCCGCCCCTATTTTTCCCGAATTTTCCTGCAAATGGGTTGAAGAGGAACTTGATCGTCTGGAAAAAAGAACCGCCGACGTATTTCTCATCACCGAAGACGTCAAAGCCAAGCTGCGTGAAGCCTTCACCTACTGGGACGGCAGAACCGTAAACGAAATCGCCTCCAAGCTCATGCCTCCTGAGTCCCTCGAAGCCCACAACGAAGTCGTTTATACCGTAGGTAACTACTTCTACAACGGAGTCGGCCACATTTCCGCCAACTACGAAAAAGTCCTCAACGTAGGTATTGATGCGATCATCAAGCAGGCTGAAGACAAACTCGCAGGGCTGGATTTCGCCGATGCATCCCAGCTGAATCAGATGCACTTCCTCAATTCGGTAATCATAGCCAACAAGGCCGTCATAGCATTTGCCGGACGTTTCGCCGAACTGGCCGAAAAAATGGCTTCTGCCTGCGATGACGCCCAGCGCAAGGCCGAACTGATTGAAATAGCACGCATCTGCCGCAAGGTTCCCGCCCAGCCCGCAGAAACCTTCCAGGAAGCACTGCAGGCATTCTGGTTCGTACATCTGGTCATCCAGATCGAATCAAACGGCCACTCTATTTCCCCCATGCGCTTCGACCAATACATGAACCCCTTCCTGCTCAAGGACGACATCTCCATTGAACAGGCTCAGGAAATGCTGGACATGCTCTGGGTAAAATTCGCCGAACTGAATAAGGTCCGCGACGAAAATTCCACCATGGCCTTCGCAGGCTATCCCATGTTCATGAACCTGATCGTGGGCGGCCAGAAGCGCGACGGATCGGATGCAACCAACACCATGTCCTACCTCGTGCTGCAGGCCGGAGCAAACACCAAGCTCTACGCTCCGTCCCTGTCCATCCGCATTCACGAAGGCACCCCGGACCCGCTGTACAAGAAAGCCGCCGAGCTCAGCCGCATGGGTATGGGTTATCCGGCATACTACAACGACCGCGTCATCGTGCCCGCCCTGCTGGCTCGCGGACTTGAACGCGAAGACGCCCGCGACTACGGCATCATCGGCTGCGTTGAGCCTCAGGTAGGCGGCAAGACCGAAGGCTGGCACGATGCTGCTTTCTACAACATGGCCAAAATCATCGAACTGGCCCTGAACGACGGCGTGGACCAGCGCACCGGTAAACAGCTCGGTCCCAAGAGCGGAAGCCTGAAGACCTTCGAATCCTTCGAAGACCTCATGGAATCCTACACCAGGCAGACTGCCTACTTCGTAAAACTCATGGCCGCAGCAGACAACGCCGTGGACATGACCCACGGCAAGCACTGCCCGCTGCCCTTCCTCTCCTCCCTCGTGGACGACTGCATAGGCAAAGGTCAGTCCCTGCAGGAAGGCGGAGCCCACTACAACTTCACCGGCCCTCAGGGTGTCGGCGTAGCCAATGCCGGTGACTCCCTGACCGCGATCAAGAAACTTGTCTTCGATGATGAAGCCATCACCCTTGAAGATCTCGGTGCCGCACTTGCAAACAACTTCGAAGGCCAGGAAGACCTGCGCCAGATGATGGTCAACCGCGCTCCCAAATACGGCAACGACGATGATTACGCCGACGATATCGCCAAGGAAGCCGCACTGATCTACTGCAACGAAGTAAACAAGTACACCAACCCCCGCGGCGGCAAATTCCAGCCCGGTCTGTACCCCGCTTCGGCCAACGTGCCCCTGGGTTCCGTTGTTACCGCAACTCCCGACGGACGCAAGGCCTGGACTCCGCTGGCTGACGGCGTATCCCCGATTTCCGGATACGATTCCTGCGGTCCTACCGCATCCGTTCTTTCCGTAGCCAAGCTGGACCACGAAATAGCCTCCAACGGAACACTGTTGAACCAGAAGTTCCACCCCTCCGCCATCGAAGGCGAAAAGGGTCTGGAAAACCTCAAGGCCGTAACCGAAGCATACTTCCAGAACGGCGGGTTCCACGTGCAGTACAACGTCATCAGCCGGGAAACCCTGCTCGATGCCCAGGCCAATCCTGAAAAACACA
- a CDS encoding heme-binding protein: MPVTAKIAQRMIAAAEKKAEEIGVPMVIAVVDQGGNLVAQLRQDDALLVSIDLSRNKAYTAVAVKMTTAILGSVSQPGGELYGIHAADGGRIVIFGGGLPIEEGGKVVGAIGVSGGSVEQDTACAEAGLAAYTE, translated from the coding sequence ATGCCTGTAACAGCCAAAATCGCCCAGCGCATGATCGCTGCGGCAGAGAAGAAAGCGGAAGAAATAGGCGTCCCCATGGTTATCGCCGTGGTGGATCAGGGCGGCAATCTTGTAGCCCAGCTGCGCCAGGATGACGCCCTTCTGGTCAGCATAGATCTGTCCAGAAACAAGGCTTACACCGCTGTGGCCGTAAAGATGACCACCGCAATTCTGGGATCGGTTTCCCAGCCCGGAGGCGAGCTTTACGGAATACACGCCGCAGACGGGGGACGCATAGTTATTTTCGGCGGAGGACTGCCAATAGAAGAAGGTGGAAAGGTAGTCGGAGCCATAGGCGTAAGCGGAGGCAGTGTAGAGCAGGACACCGCATGTGCGGAAGCGGGTCTTGCCGCGTACACGGAATAA
- a CDS encoding PocR ligand-binding domain-containing protein, with product MKKNKNADDGVCPDDFIEELNTLRGRVEELEASRTLCGNFSSGCTLNNRFANSGSSGREYRFEDYFDVAAIQQIQDAFSEATKVASIITDLDGRPITRPSRFCRLCNDVIRRTEKGLKNCMRSDAAFGTKSPLEPIMRPCLSGGLWDGGTSFYVGDRHIANWIIGQVRCPPINDEQIKQYAREIGADEDEFMTALAEVPVMSREQFLSVCNVLCLIANQISILARKNFLQAQAIARRRVAEAALRESEERFRQLSQSTFEAIFIHHEGRILTTNKAGQRLFGYSQEEFSGLNIDDLADPESRDIVRIHTSRNRRSRFDANFRCRDGRMLICEIQQRDIIFQGEKAGVCAVRDITERVESERQAKEKQQQLIQADKMVSLGVLVSGMAHEINNPNSFMTLNLPLLAEIWGDISPILEDYYHENGEFLAGGLEYSELRSFMPDLLARMQEGAARISGIVNSLKDYSRLQPGELMWDVDLGDVIRNSLRLLENLISQKTSKFEIDIDGDLPPVLGNSQRLSQVLINLLVNSCEALTDRKQAIYLSSRYNRDRKRIDIVVRDEGVGIAEEHLTKITDPFFTTKRNCGGTGLGLSVSSTIVQEHGGELEFSANPGGGTVARFSIPVAERE from the coding sequence TTGAAAAAAAATAAAAATGCCGATGACGGTGTTTGCCCCGATGATTTTATCGAGGAGCTTAACACCCTGCGTGGCAGAGTCGAGGAACTGGAGGCCAGCAGAACCCTTTGCGGGAATTTCAGCAGCGGCTGCACCCTGAACAACCGTTTTGCCAACTCCGGGAGCAGCGGCAGGGAATACCGTTTTGAGGATTATTTTGATGTTGCGGCCATCCAGCAGATTCAGGATGCCTTTTCGGAGGCAACCAAGGTCGCTTCGATCATAACGGATCTTGACGGTCGGCCCATTACCAGACCCAGTCGGTTCTGTCGGCTGTGCAACGATGTCATACGCAGGACGGAAAAGGGACTTAAGAACTGCATGCGTTCCGATGCCGCCTTCGGCACAAAGAGTCCGCTGGAGCCGATCATGCGGCCCTGCCTGAGCGGGGGGCTTTGGGACGGGGGAACCAGTTTCTATGTCGGTGACCGCCACATTGCAAACTGGATAATCGGGCAGGTGCGCTGCCCGCCCATAAACGATGAGCAGATCAAGCAATACGCCAGGGAAATAGGAGCGGACGAGGACGAGTTCATGACCGCTCTGGCCGAGGTCCCGGTCATGTCCCGAGAACAGTTTCTGAGCGTGTGCAACGTGCTCTGTCTTATCGCCAACCAGATTTCCATCCTGGCCCGGAAGAATTTTCTGCAGGCCCAGGCAATTGCCCGCCGCCGGGTGGCGGAAGCCGCCCTGCGTGAAAGCGAGGAGCGGTTCAGGCAGCTTTCACAGTCCACGTTCGAGGCCATCTTCATACATCACGAAGGACGGATTCTGACCACAAACAAGGCCGGGCAGCGTCTGTTCGGTTATTCTCAGGAGGAATTTTCCGGACTCAACATTGATGACCTCGCTGACCCGGAAAGCCGGGATATTGTCCGGATACATACTTCCAGAAACAGGAGATCGCGTTTTGACGCGAATTTCCGCTGCCGTGACGGAAGAATGCTTATCTGCGAAATTCAGCAGCGGGACATTATTTTTCAGGGAGAGAAGGCCGGGGTCTGCGCTGTTCGAGACATTACCGAGAGGGTGGAATCGGAGCGGCAGGCCAAGGAAAAGCAGCAGCAGCTGATTCAGGCCGACAAGATGGTCTCGCTCGGTGTGCTTGTGTCCGGCATGGCCCATGAAATAAATAATCCCAACAGCTTCATGACCCTTAATCTGCCCTTGCTGGCGGAGATATGGGGAGATATTTCACCGATTCTGGAAGATTATTATCATGAAAACGGCGAGTTTCTGGCCGGAGGGCTTGAATATTCGGAACTGCGCAGCTTCATGCCCGATCTGCTTGCGAGGATGCAGGAGGGGGCCGCAAGGATCAGCGGAATAGTGAACAGCCTCAAGGATTATTCGCGGTTGCAGCCGGGTGAGTTGATGTGGGATGTGGATCTGGGCGATGTAATCAGGAATTCTCTGCGGTTGCTTGAGAACCTGATCAGCCAGAAGACTTCGAAATTTGAAATCGATATTGACGGAGATCTGCCTCCCGTGCTTGGAAACTCGCAGCGGCTTTCGCAGGTGCTGATCAACCTGCTGGTCAATTCCTGTGAGGCACTTACGGACAGAAAGCAGGCCATTTATCTTTCCTCGCGCTATAACAGGGACAGAAAACGGATAGATATCGTGGTCCGCGATGAGGGAGTCGGAATTGCCGAGGAACATCTTACCAAAATAACCGATCCTTTTTTTACCACCAAGCGCAACTGCGGCGGAACGGGGCTGGGACTTTCCGTTTCTTCGACAATTGTGCAGGAACACGGCGGTGAGCTTGAGTTTTCCGCCAATCCCGGAGGAGGAACCGTGGCCAGGTTTTCCATTCCGGTAGCGGAGAGAGAATAA
- a CDS encoding sigma-54 dependent transcriptional regulator, with amino-acid sequence MHKVTGLTPRFPLLLVDDEDSWLQSFRATLRSQGIDNVVLLNDGTKVMETLAANRFCAVAVDLMMPGISGEDLIPRIVEEHPELPVLVISGLNEIKAVVNCIRKGAFDFIVKTEDRNTLIAGVRHAIEIFELRQENSSLQQRFFKDGPDRPDLFSEIVTAHKDMFSVFKYIEAIAETSRPVLITGESGVGKELIARAVHNASGRKGNFVPVNIAGLDDNIFSDTLFGHKKGAFTGATEPRVGLVEKARNGTLFLDEIGDLSPASQTKLLRLLQEHEFMPLGSDMSKRSSARIITATHRSISEMQDQGKFRKDLFFRMRGHMLHIPPLRERKEDLPLLISHFLDEVRMESGSEVEADIHEISDFLDGYRFPGNIRELQHLVHDAAGICGYTELKPKHFKKLLVVPGDSLDANGFVSETGESVSFGTRLPTLQEVRARLIEEALRRTKGNQSSAAQLIGVTRQAVSKYLKKNSQD; translated from the coding sequence ATGCATAAGGTCACAGGACTTACCCCGAGATTCCCATTGCTGCTGGTTGATGATGAAGATTCCTGGCTGCAGAGTTTTCGGGCCACCCTGCGTTCTCAGGGCATAGACAACGTGGTGCTGCTGAACGACGGGACTAAAGTTATGGAAACCCTGGCCGCAAACAGGTTCTGTGCCGTGGCCGTGGACCTGATGATGCCCGGAATATCCGGGGAGGACCTCATTCCCCGCATCGTGGAGGAACACCCGGAACTTCCTGTGCTGGTCATCTCCGGGCTCAATGAGATCAAGGCTGTGGTCAACTGTATCCGCAAGGGGGCCTTTGACTTCATCGTCAAAACGGAAGATCGCAACACCCTTATCGCCGGGGTCCGCCATGCAATAGAGATTTTCGAACTGCGGCAGGAGAATTCCTCTTTACAGCAGAGGTTTTTCAAGGACGGACCGGATCGTCCGGATCTGTTTTCGGAAATAGTTACCGCGCACAAGGATATGTTTTCCGTCTTCAAGTACATTGAAGCCATTGCGGAAACCTCCCGTCCGGTGCTTATCACCGGGGAGTCCGGGGTGGGCAAGGAGCTGATCGCCCGTGCTGTTCATAATGCCAGCGGACGCAAGGGCAATTTTGTTCCGGTCAATATCGCCGGACTGGATGATAATATTTTTTCCGATACCCTGTTCGGTCATAAGAAGGGCGCATTTACCGGTGCTACCGAACCTCGTGTCGGGCTGGTGGAAAAGGCCAGAAACGGAACGCTTTTCCTTGATGAAATAGGCGACCTCAGCCCGGCATCCCAGACAAAACTGTTACGCCTGCTGCAGGAACACGAGTTCATGCCGTTGGGGTCGGACATGTCCAAAAGGTCCAGTGCCAGGATCATCACCGCAACACACCGGTCAATTTCTGAAATGCAGGATCAGGGTAAATTCCGCAAGGACCTGTTTTTCAGAATGCGCGGCCACATGCTGCACATTCCTCCGCTCAGGGAACGCAAGGAGGATCTCCCCCTGCTCATTTCCCATTTTCTTGATGAGGTCCGCATGGAATCCGGGAGCGAGGTGGAAGCCGATATTCATGAAATATCCGATTTTCTGGACGGCTACCGTTTTCCCGGTAACATTCGTGAATTGCAGCATCTGGTGCATGATGCCGCCGGAATCTGCGGATACACGGAACTGAAGCCCAAACATTTCAAGAAGCTGCTGGTCGTTCCTGGTGATTCCCTTGATGCAAACGGTTTTGTGTCCGAAACAGGGGAAAGCGTCTCTTTCGGAACACGTCTGCCTACATTGCAGGAAGTCCGGGCCAGGCTCATAGAAGAAGCATTGAGGCGAACCAAGGGCAACCAGTCTTCGGCAGCGCAGCTTATCGGGGTCACCCGGCAGGCGGTCAGCAAATATCTGAAAAAGAACAGTCAGGATTGA
- a CDS encoding tetratricopeptide repeat protein, which yields MENSWSPCRATALVLIFSVLFATVPGMAEAGAARYDRAWKFYDQGNYAEALKLFSQEAAEGNPRAENALGLMYDRGKGVERSIGQALKWYSLSAEHGYASAQSNLASCYQHSRGVPKDYEKALYWYRKAADNGFASAQRGVGDMYFFGQGVPRDYLNAAQWYSKAASQGDMKACSRLGQCCLDGPEGVCDYTRARNCFEKAAAEGDASAMAGLGRIYFYGFGVDKDCGKAGQFFREAAAGGNPAGLVGQGAMYLTGAGVDKDESRAADLFLKAAEQGDTAAMLNLGHIYAQGLGVAEDPVKAAYWYRRGAEHGSVESMYFIGKMYFAGSGVRKDFSRALEWFEKAAEQGDDYARTELAYMYLEGSGVDRDYGKALSLYRQAAANRNAGAMYSIGCIYQNGLGVEQDDGEAASWFSKAAELGDARSQSELGYRYYYGRGVRKDFSMALELWGKAAEQNNPEALNNLGAAYIYGEAVPVDYAKGRELISKAAAQGYPESQFGMGEIYERGLGVAKDLGAAVEWYEKAAAGGSRKAKDRLRVLKGSAHAGSGKLR from the coding sequence ATGGAAAACAGCTGGTCACCATGCCGGGCAACGGCATTGGTACTTATTTTTTCGGTCCTGTTCGCAACGGTTCCGGGTATGGCGGAAGCAGGAGCAGCCCGGTATGACAGAGCCTGGAAATTTTATGATCAAGGCAACTACGCAGAGGCGCTGAAACTTTTCAGTCAGGAGGCGGCGGAAGGTAACCCCAGGGCGGAAAACGCGCTGGGACTCATGTATGACCGGGGGAAAGGTGTGGAGCGCAGCATCGGGCAGGCTCTCAAGTGGTACAGTCTGTCTGCCGAGCACGGCTATGCGAGCGCACAGAGCAATCTCGCTTCCTGTTACCAGCACAGCCGCGGTGTTCCCAAAGATTATGAAAAGGCCCTGTACTGGTACCGGAAGGCCGCCGACAACGGTTTTGCCTCAGCGCAGCGCGGAGTCGGTGATATGTATTTCTTCGGGCAGGGTGTCCCTCGGGATTATTTAAATGCCGCACAGTGGTATTCAAAGGCCGCTTCGCAGGGAGACATGAAGGCTTGCAGTCGTCTGGGGCAATGCTGTCTGGACGGTCCGGAAGGAGTGTGTGATTACACCAGAGCCCGCAACTGTTTTGAGAAAGCTGCGGCAGAAGGTGATGCTTCCGCAATGGCCGGGCTGGGCAGGATTTATTTTTACGGGTTCGGAGTTGATAAGGATTGCGGCAAGGCCGGGCAGTTCTTCCGCGAGGCTGCTGCCGGAGGTAATCCCGCCGGATTGGTCGGACAGGGAGCAATGTATCTGACCGGTGCCGGGGTCGACAAAGATGAGTCCAGGGCCGCCGATTTGTTTTTAAAAGCAGCAGAACAGGGCGATACTGCGGCCATGCTCAATCTCGGGCATATTTATGCACAGGGGCTGGGTGTTGCCGAGGACCCGGTCAAGGCCGCGTACTGGTACCGCAGGGGCGCGGAGCACGGTTCGGTAGAATCCATGTATTTTATCGGGAAGATGTACTTTGCTGGTTCAGGCGTGCGGAAAGATTTTTCCAGGGCATTGGAGTGGTTCGAAAAAGCCGCCGAGCAGGGGGATGATTATGCCCGGACTGAACTTGCCTATATGTATCTTGAAGGTAGCGGTGTTGACCGTGATTATGGGAAGGCCCTGTCTCTTTACCGGCAGGCGGCGGCAAACAGAAATGCCGGTGCCATGTACAGTATAGGTTGTATTTATCAGAATGGTCTGGGGGTAGAGCAGGATGATGGAGAGGCTGCAAGTTGGTTTTCCAAGGCAGCGGAACTCGGAGATGCGCGCTCCCAGTCGGAGCTTGGGTACAGATATTATTACGGACGGGGAGTGAGAAAGGATTTTTCCATGGCTCTGGAACTCTGGGGAAAGGCCGCAGAGCAGAATAATCCCGAAGCGCTGAATAACCTCGGGGCGGCTTACATATACGGAGAAGCTGTTCCGGTGGATTACGCAAAAGGCCGGGAGCTTATTTCAAAGGCTGCCGCGCAGGGATACCCTGAGTCGCAGTTCGGTATGGGAGAAATCTATGAACGCGGTCTGGGTGTTGCAAAAGATCTAGGGGCAGCTGTGGAGTGGTACGAAAAGGCTGCTGCCGGCGGGAGCAGGAAAGCTAAGGACAGGTTGCGGGTTCTGAAGGGATCTGCGCATGCCGGTTCCGGCAAGCTCAGGTGA
- the nifA gene encoding nif-specific transcriptional activator NifA encodes MYPSLHGLKLSALLAICQAIDQALDLESALDGVLSILSENLSMQRATVTLYDPETGQLSINASYGLSLEEKQRGVYRLDEGVTGRIFQTGEPYYVPDISKEPLFLDKTGSRKIRRGQISFIGVPIILHGEPIGVLNVDRIFGDDIATEEDIDFLKIVATLIGQFISLNEKIMEREAILKRENTSLKYQISKKTGGLYIVGQSSAMVEVQRQLEKVAPTRATVLLLGESGVGKTLIARIIHELSDRKGHPFIKVNCASIPENLLESELFGYEKGAFTGASGTRQGRFEEADGGTIFLDEIGEFPMNLQSKLLRVLQEKELERLGSNRTRHIDVRILAATNRDLGELVERNEFRLDLYYRLNIFPITVPALRDRKEDITGLLNHFLQKMSDNYGRQMFFTPAALDALMLYDWPGNVREMQNLIERLVIMSDSEYITLEFLKAHLAPGQNGHAGSPGVESTSTSRDEPPHCTSLKEVERNEVVAALERSGWIQYKAAETLGLSARQMGYRVKRYGLESMIAEGRARLRRMKKE; translated from the coding sequence ATGTATCCCTCATTGCATGGATTAAAACTTTCCGCGCTGCTCGCTATCTGCCAGGCAATCGATCAAGCGCTGGACCTGGAATCGGCTCTTGACGGCGTGCTCAGCATTCTCTCCGAGAATCTAAGCATGCAGAGGGCCACCGTAACTCTTTACGATCCCGAAACAGGACAGCTCTCCATTAACGCCTCCTACGGCCTGTCGCTGGAAGAAAAACAGCGCGGGGTCTACCGACTGGATGAAGGCGTTACCGGACGCATATTCCAGACCGGTGAACCTTATTATGTGCCGGACATCAGCAAGGAACCGCTGTTTCTGGACAAGACCGGCTCACGCAAAATCAGGCGCGGACAGATATCCTTTATCGGCGTGCCGATTATTCTGCACGGTGAACCTATCGGCGTGCTCAACGTGGACAGGATTTTCGGAGACGACATTGCAACGGAAGAGGACATCGACTTTCTCAAGATCGTCGCCACCCTCATCGGGCAGTTTATAAGCCTCAACGAAAAAATTATGGAACGGGAGGCCATACTCAAACGCGAAAACACCTCCCTCAAATACCAGATATCCAAGAAGACCGGCGGGCTTTACATTGTCGGCCAGAGTTCGGCCATGGTCGAAGTCCAGCGTCAGTTAGAAAAGGTTGCCCCAACCAGGGCCACAGTGCTGCTGCTGGGAGAATCAGGAGTAGGCAAGACGCTCATAGCCCGCATCATCCATGAACTCTCGGACCGCAAGGGCCATCCGTTCATCAAGGTGAACTGTGCATCAATACCGGAAAACCTGCTGGAGTCCGAACTCTTCGGCTACGAAAAAGGTGCGTTCACAGGGGCAAGCGGAACCAGACAGGGACGCTTTGAAGAGGCAGACGGCGGAACCATCTTCCTCGACGAAATCGGCGAATTCCCTATGAACCTGCAGTCCAAGCTGCTGCGCGTTCTGCAGGAAAAGGAACTGGAAAGACTCGGCTCCAACCGCACCCGCCATATAGATGTACGCATCCTGGCCGCGACCAACCGTGATCTGGGAGAACTTGTTGAGCGCAATGAATTCAGGCTTGACCTGTATTACAGGCTGAACATTTTCCCCATTACCGTACCGGCACTGCGGGACCGCAAGGAGGACATCACCGGCCTGCTCAACCACTTTCTGCAGAAAATGTCCGACAACTACGGAAGGCAGATGTTTTTCACTCCGGCGGCTCTGGATGCCCTGATGCTCTACGACTGGCCCGGCAACGTACGTGAAATGCAGAACCTCATTGAGCGTCTGGTGATCATGTCCGACTCCGAATACATCACCCTTGAGTTTCTTAAAGCCCACCTTGCTCCGGGGCAGAACGGACATGCAGGCTCTCCCGGAGTGGAAAGTACTTCAACTTCAAGGGACGAGCCGCCTCATTGCACTTCGTTGAAGGAAGTGGAGCGTAACGAGGTCGTGGCAGCCCTGGAACGTAGCGGCTGGATTCAGTACAAGGCAGCGGAGACTCTGGGACTTTCCGCCCGGCAGATGGGCTACAGGGTCAAGAGATACGGCCTTGAATCCATGATAGCAGAAGGACGCGCCAGATTAAGACGCATGAAAAAAGAATAG